The following are encoded together in the Longimicrobium sp. genome:
- a CDS encoding ATP-binding protein, translating into MERRVLILAPIGRTAPLVRDILTGAGFACEVCATMAELCSEIDRGAGAALLLAEALSAEGDARRFAAALQAQPDWSDLPVTVFVADLERTAPWFRDLAKLMPGRSIVILERPIRAAALISLMASLLQARARQCEVRDLVIELGRARREAEAANLGKSEFLAVMSHELRTPLTAIIGFSDLLYDEISGPLTEVSKRQVERIRKSAWHLLGLIEDILAHARIEAGKEEFRIELVSATELAQAAAALVEPLAAKKGLALRTSVPEDRVTIHTDARKVHQILLNLLSNAIKFTDRGEVALLLAHAPDGGVIFRVRDTGSGIAPAHLETVFQPFEQVDPSLTRRQQGTGLGLGVSRKLAQQLGGELSVESELGVGSTFTLRLPAGPTTPSAGERAS; encoded by the coding sequence GTGGAGAGACGCGTTCTGATCCTGGCGCCGATCGGGCGGACCGCGCCGCTCGTCCGTGACATCCTCACCGGCGCGGGGTTCGCCTGCGAGGTTTGCGCGACCATGGCGGAGCTCTGCAGCGAGATCGACCGTGGCGCCGGCGCCGCGCTGCTCCTCGCGGAGGCGCTCTCGGCCGAGGGCGACGCCCGCAGGTTCGCCGCGGCACTCCAGGCCCAGCCCGACTGGTCCGACCTGCCGGTCACCGTCTTCGTGGCCGACCTGGAGCGCACCGCGCCGTGGTTTCGCGATCTGGCGAAGCTCATGCCCGGCCGCAGCATCGTCATCCTCGAGCGGCCCATCCGCGCCGCCGCTCTGATCTCCCTGATGGCGTCCCTGCTCCAGGCCCGCGCGCGCCAGTGCGAGGTGCGGGACCTCGTGATCGAGCTTGGCCGGGCCCGCCGCGAGGCCGAAGCGGCGAACCTCGGCAAGAGCGAGTTCCTGGCCGTCATGAGCCACGAGCTGCGTACGCCGCTGACTGCGATCATCGGGTTCAGCGATCTGCTCTACGACGAGATTTCCGGCCCGCTCACGGAGGTCTCGAAGCGACAGGTCGAGCGCATCCGCAAGAGCGCGTGGCACCTGCTCGGCCTCATCGAGGACATCCTGGCCCACGCTCGCATCGAAGCGGGCAAGGAGGAGTTCAGGATCGAGCTCGTGAGCGCCACCGAGCTCGCTCAGGCCGCGGCAGCGCTCGTCGAGCCACTCGCGGCCAAGAAGGGCCTGGCGCTCCGGACCAGCGTGCCGGAGGACCGTGTCACGATCCACACCGACGCCCGGAAGGTCCACCAGATCCTCCTCAATCTGCTGAGTAACGCGATCAAGTTCACGGACCGGGGTGAAGTCGCGCTCCTGCTGGCGCACGCGCCCGACGGTGGGGTGATCTTCCGGGTGCGGGATACCGGGAGCGGGATCGCTCCAGCGCACCTGGAGACGGTCTTCCAGCCCTTCGAGCAGGTCGATCCCTCTCTGACGCGACGGCAGCAGGGCACCGGGCTGGGTCTCGGCGTCAGCCGCAAACTGGCGCAGCAGCTCGGCGGGGAGCTGTCCGTGGAGAGCGAGCTGGGGGTGGGGAGCACCTTCACGCTCCGGCTGCCGGCCGGTCCGACGACGCCTTCGGCAGGCGAGAGGGCGTCCTGA